The Winogradskyella schleiferi genome has a window encoding:
- a CDS encoding C45 family peptidase, producing the protein MLLKKVQTVRWFYLLSVLFLVTSCGVSKSLHDVPDVSAYSADIPERIQMSDTTFSLGNSHLNKNKQGLWELYVAGNPLEIGLKTGRLTQELFKKQEAAFLSKVDELVPSNTRKYFLRKLLAWYNRKMYLNIPEEYKAEIYGLSRYASDDYDHVASNYLRILYLHGAHDIGHAFQDLALVGCTSFAAWGEKSEDGSLIIGRNFDFFAGDDFAKDKIIAFVNPTEGHKFMSVTWAGMIGVVSGMNEHGLTVTINAGKSKIPLVAKTPVSILTREILQYASTIEEAIAIAKKRQVFVSESIFVGSAKDKKAITIEVSPKNFGVYEVPNSNQLICANHFQSEAYADDENNSKHILESHSQYRYERMQELLSQNQKITPQIAVDILRNKEGLNDKDIGYGNEKALNQLLAHHGIVFKPEQRLVWVSSSPYQLGEFVAYDVDDVFNNPSKKLLSNAQLNIEEDDFQFTQAYRDYEAYRRLKRDVLSSIGDEEHVEPSTLSELQTLNPNYWEAYFIVGTYYYEKGYFTAALNAFEKAKTKEITTVPDKERVDGYIKKIKRKLEL; encoded by the coding sequence ATGTTGCTAAAGAAAGTACAGACGGTACGTTGGTTTTATTTATTGTCAGTCCTGTTTTTAGTCACTTCCTGTGGTGTTTCAAAATCTTTACATGATGTGCCAGATGTAAGTGCTTATAGCGCTGATATTCCTGAACGCATACAAATGTCGGATACTACCTTCTCATTAGGAAATAGCCATCTCAATAAAAACAAACAAGGCTTATGGGAATTGTATGTGGCAGGCAATCCTTTGGAAATCGGTTTGAAAACAGGTCGATTAACACAAGAATTATTCAAAAAACAAGAAGCAGCCTTTTTATCAAAGGTTGATGAACTGGTGCCTTCAAATACCAGAAAATACTTTCTACGAAAACTTTTAGCATGGTACAACCGGAAAATGTATTTGAATATTCCAGAAGAATATAAAGCCGAAATTTATGGACTTTCAAGATATGCGTCTGACGATTATGACCATGTAGCCAGTAATTATTTAAGGATATTATACCTTCATGGCGCTCATGATATCGGTCATGCCTTTCAGGATTTGGCTTTGGTGGGTTGCACATCTTTCGCTGCTTGGGGAGAAAAATCTGAAGATGGCAGTTTAATAATTGGTCGAAATTTCGACTTTTTTGCAGGCGATGATTTCGCCAAGGACAAAATTATTGCTTTTGTGAATCCTACTGAAGGCCATAAATTTATGTCGGTAACTTGGGCAGGCATGATAGGCGTGGTTTCGGGAATGAATGAACATGGCTTAACGGTAACCATCAATGCAGGAAAATCTAAGATTCCACTTGTGGCTAAAACGCCTGTTTCAATATTAACCCGTGAAATATTGCAATATGCTTCGACGATAGAGGAAGCTATTGCAATTGCCAAGAAACGACAGGTTTTTGTTTCCGAATCCATATTTGTTGGTAGTGCCAAGGATAAAAAAGCGATTACCATTGAGGTGTCGCCAAAGAATTTTGGGGTTTATGAAGTGCCAAATTCCAATCAATTAATTTGCGCTAATCATTTTCAAAGCGAGGCTTATGCTGACGATGAAAATAATAGTAAACACATTTTGGAAAGTCATTCCCAATACAGATATGAACGTATGCAAGAGTTGCTTAGCCAAAACCAGAAGATAACACCACAAATTGCGGTAGATATTTTAAGAAATAAGGAGGGTTTAAACGATAAGGACATTGGATATGGAAATGAAAAAGCACTAAATCAGTTATTAGCACATCATGGTATTGTTTTTAAACCAGAGCAACGTTTGGTTTGGGTATCGTCCAGTCCATATCAATTAGGGGAATTTGTGGCTTATGATGTGGATGATGTATTCAATAACCCGTCAAAAAAATTATTGTCGAATGCACAACTCAATATTGAAGAGGATGATTTTCAGTTTACGCAGGCCTATCGTGATTACGAAGCCTATAGACGGCTGAAAAGAGATGTGCTTTCTTCCATAGGTGATGAAGAACACGTAGAACCGTCAACCCTTTCAGAGTTACAGACTTTAAACCCAAACTACTGGGAAGCATATTTTATTGTGGGCACGTATTATTATGAAAAAGGGTATTTTACAGCAGCACTAAATGCGTTCGAAAAAGCAAAAACCAAAGAAATCACTACAGTTCCCGACAAAGAACGAGTAGATGGTTATATTAAAAAAATAAAAAGAAAGTTAGAGTTATGA
- a CDS encoding phenylacetate--CoA ligase family protein, translating to MIPEIEYASKAEINDFQVQKLRELLVYLNSNSAFYKRLFKTHHIDINSVNSLEDLAGIPTTSKDDLQKYNDDFICVPKNKIVDFVTTSGTLGEPVIFALSDKDLDRLAYNEAISFACAGVGSDDIIQLMTTIDRRFMAGLAYFLGARKLGAGIIRVGNGIPELQWDSILKFKPTYIIAVPSFLLKLIEYAQQHEIDINASGIKGAICIGESLREQDFSLNTLSKKIKDNWNIELFSTYASTEMNTAFTECEAHRGGHQHPELIITEILDTNNQTVAEGEAGELTITTLGVEGMPLLRFKTGDIVKSHSQKCSCGRNTNRLGPVIGRKKQMIKYKGTTIYPPAMHNVLNDFAEVETYIIELSHNSIGTDEILIKIATLEATEDLLQNIKDHFRAKLRVRPKIEFCAKKEIQRLQFPKMSRKPMMVIDLRK from the coding sequence ATGATTCCTGAGATAGAATATGCATCAAAAGCTGAAATAAACGACTTTCAAGTTCAAAAATTGAGGGAACTACTGGTTTATTTAAACTCGAATTCTGCTTTTTATAAACGGTTGTTTAAAACACACCACATCGACATTAATAGTGTCAATTCACTTGAAGATTTAGCTGGAATTCCTACCACGTCAAAAGACGATTTACAAAAATATAATGACGACTTTATATGCGTGCCTAAAAATAAAATTGTAGATTTTGTAACCACTTCCGGAACTTTGGGCGAACCTGTTATTTTTGCACTTTCGGACAAGGATTTGGATCGATTGGCCTATAATGAAGCTATTTCTTTTGCTTGTGCTGGTGTTGGTTCAGATGATATAATTCAGCTTATGACCACCATTGACAGGCGGTTTATGGCAGGACTCGCTTATTTTTTAGGCGCTCGTAAACTTGGCGCAGGAATTATTCGTGTTGGAAACGGCATTCCGGAATTGCAATGGGATTCCATCTTAAAATTTAAACCTACCTATATTATTGCAGTACCTTCATTTTTGTTGAAACTTATTGAATATGCACAACAACATGAAATAGATATTAATGCTTCAGGAATTAAAGGTGCCATTTGTATTGGAGAATCACTTAGGGAACAAGATTTTTCATTGAATACTTTATCCAAAAAAATAAAGGACAACTGGAATATTGAATTGTTTTCAACCTATGCTTCTACGGAAATGAATACGGCTTTTACCGAATGTGAAGCACATCGAGGCGGACATCAGCATCCAGAACTTATCATAACCGAAATTTTAGATACAAATAATCAAACCGTTGCTGAGGGCGAAGCTGGAGAATTGACGATTACCACTTTAGGGGTTGAAGGCATGCCTTTGTTAAGATTTAAAACTGGAGATATTGTAAAATCCCATAGCCAGAAATGCAGTTGTGGCAGAAATACCAATCGATTAGGACCTGTTATCGGCCGAAAGAAACAAATGATAAAATATAAGGGCACAACCATTTATCCACCTGCGATGCACAATGTTTTAAATGATTTCGCCGAGGTTGAAACCTATATTATAGAACTGTCGCATAACAGCATTGGAACAGACGAAATCCTTATAAAAATCGCTACCTTAGAAGCTACGGAAGACTTGTTGCAAAATATTAAGGACCATTTCAGGGCTAAGTTAAGAGTGCGGCCAAAAATAGAGTTTTGTGCTAAAAAGGAAATTCAAAGATTGCAATTTCCTAAAATGAGTAGAAAACCGATGATGGTGATTGATTTGAGGAAGTGA
- a CDS encoding NAD(P)/FAD-dependent oxidoreductase, translating to MSNTNVDVLIIGAGPSGCVAASYLNNNGIVVKVVEKNKFPRFVIGESLLPRCMDHFEEVGLLTCLKDQGFERKEGARFLRGDVVCNFDFSKKHTDGWDWTWQVPRADFDKTLTDELLKRGVDIAFEEEVVGVDFNADGSSITTIKNKDGEINKIGAKFIIDSSGYGRVLPRLLDLDKPSELLNQSSIFTHVKDVKRPEGWEGTRITFDVLDTRLWFWVIPFSNGITSIGFVGPTEFIESFEGTSSEKLTEMLKLSSYYRERFEEVDFSFSPVEITNYSKSVKQLYGNGYVLTGNSAEFLDPVFSSGVTFATESALKAAKLITKSLQNEAVDWEVDYSDYIKSGVNVFSTYVKEWYTGNLQTLFFHRPENPEVKKQICAVLAGYVWDQTNPFVKNHHRLVKTLAHIINMEQNEKVSNL from the coding sequence ATGAGTAATACAAATGTCGATGTTTTAATTATTGGTGCAGGACCTTCAGGGTGTGTTGCCGCTTCTTATTTAAATAACAATGGTATCGTTGTTAAAGTCGTTGAAAAAAATAAATTTCCAAGGTTTGTTATCGGCGAAAGCTTATTGCCACGCTGCATGGATCACTTTGAAGAAGTGGGTTTGTTGACATGTTTAAAAGACCAAGGGTTTGAGCGCAAAGAGGGCGCTCGATTTTTAAGAGGCGATGTTGTTTGTAATTTCGACTTTAGTAAAAAACACACTGACGGTTGGGATTGGACCTGGCAAGTTCCACGAGCCGATTTTGATAAAACCCTTACTGATGAACTATTAAAACGCGGTGTGGATATTGCGTTTGAAGAAGAGGTTGTTGGTGTAGATTTTAACGCTGATGGAAGTTCAATAACGACCATTAAAAACAAGGATGGTGAGATCAACAAAATTGGAGCAAAATTTATTATAGATTCTAGTGGTTATGGCAGAGTTCTGCCAAGACTTCTTGATTTGGACAAACCTTCCGAATTGCTTAACCAATCTTCGATATTTACACATGTAAAAGATGTTAAGCGTCCAGAGGGATGGGAAGGTACAAGGATTACATTTGATGTTCTCGATACGAGATTGTGGTTTTGGGTAATTCCGTTTTCTAACGGCATAACAAGTATAGGTTTTGTCGGTCCGACGGAATTTATAGAATCATTCGAAGGAACGTCTTCAGAAAAATTAACGGAAATGTTAAAATTATCCTCTTATTACAGAGAACGTTTTGAGGAGGTGGACTTTTCATTTAGTCCTGTTGAAATTACTAATTATTCCAAGTCGGTTAAACAACTATACGGAAATGGGTATGTATTAACAGGAAATAGCGCTGAGTTTTTAGATCCCGTATTTTCTTCTGGTGTTACATTTGCAACAGAATCAGCATTGAAGGCAGCAAAGTTAATTACCAAATCCTTACAAAATGAAGCCGTTGATTGGGAAGTGGACTATTCAGATTACATAAAAAGTGGTGTTAACGTTTTTTCTACCTATGTAAAAGAATGGTATACAGGGAATTTACAAACCTTGTTTTTTCACCGACCAGAAAACCCTGAAGTAAAAAAGCAGATTTGTGCGGTATTAGCAGGCTATGTGTGGGATCAAACTAATCCTTTTGTGAAAAACCATCATAGACTTGTTAAAACTTTGGCCCATATCATCAACATGGAACAAAACGAAAAAGTGAGTAATTTATAA